The following are from one region of the Hymenobacter sp. YIM 151858-1 genome:
- a CDS encoding protein kinase gives MHTLEQLRTGQLAGINRLDLSCGLTEFPNEIFDLADTLEILNLSGNALSALPADLGRLHRLRILFCSDNQFTTVPEVLGQCPQLSMVGFKANRIRTLPAAALPEQLRWLILTDNELEELPAEIGNCTQLQKLMLAGNRLQHLPETLARCTGLELLRIAANRLEALPEWLLQLPRLAWLAYAGNPFADGIEAAAVARRPIVGIDWASLQLEQQLGEGASGVIHRARWQPERAAPQAEVAVKLFRGAVTSDGLPHSEMAACISAGAHPNLIAVAGKIQQHPAGAEGLVLQLIEPRFGNLAGPPSLASCTRDVYAAGTRFSLPEVLRIALGIASAVRHLHSRGILHGDLYAHNILVAAGGQCLLGDFGAACFFDPSDEATARALQQVEARAFGCLLEELLQRCVDDARPEVRQALGALQQRCVQPEVASRPLFAEIEQALGELQA, from the coding sequence ATGCATACCCTCGAACAGCTGCGCACCGGGCAATTGGCGGGCATTAACCGGCTCGATTTATCGTGTGGCCTCACGGAGTTCCCAAACGAAATTTTCGACCTGGCCGACACGCTCGAAATCCTTAACCTGTCGGGCAATGCCCTATCAGCGCTGCCTGCCGACCTAGGGCGCCTGCACCGGCTGCGCATCCTGTTCTGCTCCGATAACCAGTTTACCACCGTGCCCGAAGTGCTGGGCCAATGCCCGCAACTGAGCATGGTGGGCTTCAAGGCCAACCGCATCCGTACGCTGCCGGCCGCCGCCTTGCCGGAGCAGCTGCGGTGGCTGATTCTCACGGATAACGAGCTGGAGGAATTGCCCGCGGAAATCGGCAACTGCACCCAGCTGCAAAAGCTCATGCTGGCCGGCAACCGCCTGCAGCACCTGCCCGAAACCCTGGCCCGGTGCACCGGCCTGGAGCTGCTGCGCATTGCCGCCAACCGCCTGGAGGCCTTGCCCGAGTGGCTGTTGCAGCTGCCGCGGCTTGCCTGGCTGGCCTACGCCGGCAACCCCTTCGCCGACGGCATCGAGGCCGCAGCCGTGGCCCGGCGCCCCATCGTCGGCATCGATTGGGCCAGTTTGCAGCTCGAGCAGCAGCTGGGCGAAGGCGCTTCGGGCGTCATCCACCGGGCGCGGTGGCAACCCGAACGGGCTGCGCCCCAGGCCGAAGTAGCCGTAAAGCTGTTCAGAGGCGCCGTTACGAGCGACGGGCTGCCGCACAGCGAAATGGCCGCCTGCATCAGCGCCGGCGCGCACCCCAACCTGATTGCCGTGGCGGGCAAAATTCAGCAGCACCCCGCCGGCGCCGAGGGGCTGGTGCTGCAGCTCATCGAGCCCCGTTTTGGCAACCTCGCCGGGCCGCCCAGCCTGGCCAGCTGCACCCGCGATGTGTACGCCGCGGGCACCCGCTTCTCGCTGCCCGAGGTGCTGCGCATCGCCCTGGGTATTGCCTCCGCGGTGCGGCACTTGCACAGCCGCGGCATTCTGCACGGCGACTTGTACGCCCACAATATTCTGGTGGCCGCGGGCGGCCAATGCCTGCTCGGCGACTTCGGCGCCGCCTGCTTTTTCGACCCCTCCGACGAGGCTACTGCCCGCGCACTGCAGCAGGTAGAGGCCCGCGCCTTTGGCTGTTTGCTGGAGGAACTGCTGCAGCGTTGCGTTGATGACGCCCGCCCCGAAGTACGGCAAGCCCTAGGTGCTTTGCAGCAACGTTGCGTGCAGCCAGAGGTAGCCAGCCGCCCGCTGTTCGCCGAAATCGAGCAAGCCCTAGGTGAGTTGCAGGCCTAG
- the msrB gene encoding peptide-methionine (R)-S-oxide reductase MsrB, with the protein MLRWSDVIKYAKYSNPEPPRRVEKTDAEWRRQLTPAQYHVAREKGTEPPYRNAYCRAYEPGVYVCIGCGSRLFDSATKYHAISGWPSFTQPAAKNAIKYAFDGSHHMQRVEVLCNVCDCHLGHVFPDGPAPHGLRYCINSECIRLLENPLREP; encoded by the coding sequence ATGCTTCGTTGGTCCGACGTTATCAAGTACGCCAAATACAGCAACCCCGAGCCGCCGCGGCGCGTCGAGAAAACCGATGCCGAATGGCGCCGGCAGCTTACGCCCGCGCAATACCACGTGGCGCGCGAAAAAGGCACCGAGCCGCCGTACCGCAATGCCTACTGCCGCGCCTACGAGCCGGGCGTGTACGTGTGCATCGGGTGCGGCAGCCGGTTGTTCGATTCGGCCACCAAGTACCACGCTATTTCGGGCTGGCCCAGCTTCACGCAGCCGGCGGCTAAAAACGCCATCAAATACGCCTTCGACGGCAGCCACCACATGCAGCGCGTGGAGGTGCTCTGCAACGTGTGCGATTGTCACCTAGGGCACGTGTTTCCTGATGGGCCGGCGCCGCACGGGCTGCGCTACTGCATCAACTCGGAGTGTATCCGGTTGCTGGAAAACCCGCTGCGCGAGCCCTAG
- a CDS encoding multidrug effflux MFS transporter — protein sequence MTKQRYFSLILILGSLSALGPFTIDMYLPGFPAIAQDLHTTPARVALSLSSYFIGISAGQLLYGPLLDRYGRKKPLYVGLALYILSSAACATLHSIDALIALRFFQAVGSCAAAVACMAMVRDLFPVQDTAKVFALLLLVVGLSPMLAPTVGGYVTAAFGWQGVFVTLALMGVALLLACLLWLPESYQPNPNLSLKPRPILANFWQVLREPSFYTYTLTGALSFCGLFVYVADSPLVFMDIFGVDSKVYGWIFAFLSIGLIGASQVNSVLLRRFRSEQLVFGALCCQVATSVVFLVLTVNGLIGLYGTIALLFVFLCCLGFSSPNTAALSLAPFSQNAGSASSLMGAIRMGIGAMASAAVSVFNNHTAVPMVAIMMVTSVVALLILLVGRRNVTPMPAKAEAAVAEPAH from the coding sequence ATGACGAAGCAACGATACTTTTCGCTTATCCTGATCCTGGGCAGCCTGTCGGCCCTGGGTCCGTTCACCATCGATATGTACCTGCCGGGCTTCCCGGCCATTGCCCAGGATTTGCATACCACGCCGGCCCGGGTGGCGCTGTCGCTGTCGAGCTACTTCATCGGTATTTCGGCGGGGCAGCTGCTCTACGGGCCGCTCCTCGACCGCTACGGGCGCAAAAAACCGCTGTACGTGGGCCTGGCGCTCTACATTCTCAGCTCGGCGGCCTGCGCCACCCTGCACTCGATTGATGCGCTTATTGCCCTGCGCTTTTTTCAGGCGGTGGGCAGCTGCGCGGCGGCGGTAGCCTGCATGGCCATGGTGCGCGATTTGTTTCCGGTGCAGGATACCGCCAAGGTGTTTGCCTTGCTGCTGCTGGTGGTGGGCCTCTCGCCCATGCTGGCGCCCACGGTGGGCGGCTACGTTACGGCCGCGTTTGGCTGGCAGGGCGTGTTTGTAACGCTGGCCCTCATGGGCGTGGCGCTGCTGCTGGCTTGCCTGCTCTGGCTGCCCGAGTCGTATCAGCCCAACCCTAATCTGTCGCTGAAACCCCGGCCCATCCTCGCCAACTTCTGGCAGGTGCTGCGCGAGCCCAGCTTCTACACCTACACCCTCACGGGGGCCTTGTCGTTCTGCGGGTTGTTTGTGTACGTGGCCGATTCGCCGCTGGTGTTCATGGATATTTTCGGCGTCGACAGCAAAGTATACGGCTGGATTTTCGCCTTCCTGTCCATCGGCCTCATCGGCGCCAGCCAGGTAAACAGTGTGCTGCTGCGCCGCTTCCGGAGCGAGCAGCTGGTGTTTGGCGCCTTGTGCTGCCAGGTGGCTACCAGCGTGGTGTTTTTGGTGCTGACGGTGAACGGATTGATCGGCCTGTACGGCACCATCGCGTTGCTCTTCGTTTTTCTGTGCTGCCTGGGTTTCAGCAGCCCCAACACAGCGGCTTTGTCGCTGGCTCCGTTCAGCCAAAACGCCGGCAGTGCCTCGTCGCTGATGGGCGCCATTCGCATGGGCATTGGCGCCATGGCGTCGGCGGCCGTTAGCGTGTTCAACAACCACACGGCCGTGCCCATGGTGGCTATCATGATGGTAACCTCGGTGGTGGCCCTGCTGATTTTGCTCGTGGGGCGGCGCAACGTTACGCCCATGCCCGCTAAGGCCGAGGCGGCAGTGGCCGAACCGGCGCATTAG
- the uvrA gene encoding excinuclease ABC subunit UvrA, whose translation MATQNPPASAAPDFTGFVHVRGAREHNLKNVDLEIPRDALVVFTGVSGSGKSSLAFGTLYAEAQRRYLESVSPYARRLFHQMAVPEVDSIDGLPPAVALQQQRGTPTTRSSVGSVTTLSNLLRMLYSRAGDYPAGQGIIYAEAFSSNTPEGACPTCHGLGRIYEVTEQSMVPDPTLTIRERAIAAWPQAWGGQNQRDILVTLGYDVDVPWQELPQEQRDWILFTEEQPVVPVYPGYSPQETQRALKRKEPPNYMGTFTSARRHVLHTFANTQSPLMKKRALQYMLSTECPLCRGKRLRPESLSVTFAGLDIAEMAALPLKRVAALLQPFAEGTAKGRKRHDAEHPEQAIVAQRIAHDLVARLAVLLDLGLGYLSLERSTPTLSPGELQRLRLATQLYSNLFGVVYVLDEPSAGLHPSDTEALLQALHSLKQAGNSLFVVEHNLDVIRQADWLVDVGPAAGEKGGEILYSGRPAGLAEVAASQTRRYLFNAAEAELPRNPRTPGGWLKLAGISRNNLDNLAVAFPLGVMTTVTGVSGSGKSSLVSQVLVELVGEALGVKTEEGGIADEGEADLLHSSFVALPSEGRIVSGLESIKRLVRVDQKPIGRTPRSNMATYTGLFDHVRKLFAATPAARKRRYDAGRFSFNVAKGRCENCQGEGFVMVELLFLPSVYAPCPVCHGARYNAKTLEITYRDKNIAEVLNLTVDAAWEFFDEEPAVHRALTVLREVGLGYLRLGQPATELSGGEAQRIKLATELQRQGRGNSLYVLDEPTTGLHPSDVEKLLVQLDGLVEAGNTVVVVEHDMRVVAGSDWVIDMGPGAGDEGGHVVAAGPPAEVAKSKQSRTAPYLRRFK comes from the coding sequence ATGGCAACACAAAATCCTCCTGCTTCGGCAGCTCCCGATTTCACCGGCTTTGTGCACGTGCGCGGCGCCCGTGAGCACAACCTCAAGAACGTAGACCTCGAGATTCCGCGCGATGCCCTGGTGGTGTTTACCGGCGTGTCGGGCTCGGGCAAATCGTCGCTGGCATTCGGCACGTTGTACGCCGAGGCCCAGCGCCGCTACCTCGAGTCGGTGTCGCCGTACGCGCGGCGCTTGTTCCACCAAATGGCTGTGCCCGAGGTCGATAGCATCGACGGGCTGCCGCCGGCCGTGGCCTTGCAGCAGCAGCGGGGCACGCCCACCACGCGCTCGTCGGTAGGCTCGGTTACTACGCTCTCCAACCTGCTGCGCATGCTCTACTCGCGCGCCGGCGACTACCCCGCGGGCCAGGGCATCATCTACGCCGAAGCGTTTTCCTCGAACACCCCCGAAGGCGCCTGCCCCACCTGCCACGGCCTGGGTAGGATTTACGAAGTAACGGAGCAGAGCATGGTGCCCGACCCCACGCTTACCATCCGCGAGCGGGCCATTGCCGCGTGGCCGCAGGCCTGGGGCGGCCAAAACCAGCGCGACATCCTCGTGACCCTAGGTTACGACGTGGACGTGCCGTGGCAGGAGCTGCCGCAGGAGCAGCGCGACTGGATTCTGTTTACCGAAGAGCAGCCCGTGGTGCCCGTGTACCCCGGCTACTCGCCCCAGGAAACGCAGCGCGCCCTCAAGCGCAAAGAGCCGCCCAACTACATGGGCACTTTTACCAGCGCCCGGCGCCACGTGCTGCACACCTTCGCCAACACCCAAAGCCCCCTCATGAAAAAGCGGGCCCTGCAGTACATGCTCAGCACCGAGTGCCCGCTGTGCCGCGGCAAGCGCCTACGGCCCGAGTCGTTGTCGGTTACGTTTGCCGGGCTCGATATTGCCGAAATGGCTGCGCTGCCGCTCAAGCGCGTGGCCGCCCTGCTGCAGCCCTTTGCCGAGGGCACCGCCAAAGGCCGCAAGCGCCACGATGCCGAGCACCCCGAGCAAGCCATTGTGGCCCAGCGCATCGCCCACGACCTGGTGGCCCGCCTCGCGGTGCTGCTCGACCTAGGGCTGGGCTACCTCTCTTTAGAGCGCAGCACGCCCACGCTCTCGCCGGGCGAGCTGCAGCGCCTGCGGCTGGCTACGCAGCTGTACTCCAACCTGTTCGGGGTGGTGTACGTGCTCGACGAGCCTTCCGCCGGCCTGCACCCCTCCGATACCGAGGCGTTGCTGCAAGCCCTGCACAGCCTCAAGCAAGCCGGCAACTCGCTGTTCGTGGTCGAGCACAACCTCGACGTAATCCGGCAGGCCGATTGGCTGGTAGATGTGGGCCCTGCCGCCGGCGAAAAAGGCGGCGAAATCCTGTACAGCGGCCGGCCTGCTGGCCTGGCGGAGGTAGCCGCCTCGCAGACGCGCCGCTACCTCTTTAACGCTGCCGAGGCCGAACTACCTAGGAACCCGCGCACCCCCGGCGGCTGGCTAAAGCTGGCCGGCATCTCGCGCAACAACCTGGACAACCTGGCGGTAGCCTTCCCGCTGGGCGTAATGACCACCGTAACCGGCGTGTCGGGTTCGGGTAAATCGAGCCTGGTAAGCCAGGTGCTGGTGGAGCTGGTAGGGGAAGCATTGGGAGTGAAGACGGAAGAAGGAGGAATAGCAGACGAAGGCGAGGCAGACCTTCTTCATTCCTCATTCGTCGCTCTTCCTTCTGAAGGTCGCATCGTGAGCGGCCTGGAAAGCATCAAGCGCCTCGTGCGCGTCGATCAGAAACCCATCGGGCGCACGCCGCGCTCCAACATGGCCACGTACACCGGCCTGTTCGACCACGTGCGCAAGCTGTTCGCCGCCACGCCTGCCGCCCGCAAGCGCCGCTACGATGCCGGCCGCTTCTCCTTCAACGTGGCCAAAGGCCGCTGCGAAAACTGCCAGGGCGAAGGTTTCGTGATGGTGGAGCTGCTGTTTCTGCCCAGCGTGTACGCGCCCTGCCCCGTGTGCCACGGCGCCCGCTACAACGCCAAAACCCTCGAAATAACCTACCGCGACAAGAACATTGCCGAAGTGCTGAACCTGACCGTAGACGCCGCCTGGGAGTTTTTCGACGAGGAGCCTGCCGTGCACCGCGCCCTCACGGTGCTGCGCGAGGTAGGCCTGGGCTACCTGCGCCTGGGGCAACCGGCCACCGAGCTATCGGGCGGCGAAGCGCAGCGCATCAAACTGGCCACGGAGCTGCAGCGCCAGGGTCGCGGCAACTCCCTGTACGTGCTCGATGAGCCCACCACCGGCCTGCACCCCTCCGACGTGGAGAAACTGCTGGTGCAGCTCGATGGCTTGGTGGAAGCCGGCAACACCGTGGTGGTAGTAGAGCACGACATGCGCGTGGTGGCCGGCAGCGACTGGGTTATCGACATGGGCCCCGGCGCCGGCGACGAAGGCGGCCACGTGGTAGCCGCCGGCCCGCCCGCCGAAGTGGCGAAAAGCAAACAAAGCCGCACGGCGCCCTACCTGCGGCGGTTTAAATAA
- a CDS encoding class I SAM-dependent methyltransferase, protein MSFLEEFIRNPATVGSMVPSSRELTEQVMAPIDFATANCIVEYGPGTGVFTEALLKRRRPETAIVLVEVNRRFSELLRQRYAAHHNVHVIHGSADKTAEYLQPLGIRQVDCVVCGLPFSSLSRRLGWRILEHTQQLLEPDGKLVLFQYSMRNKRLFERFFRPVSHEHVLLNLPPAHVLVYAPAAAGRHGQPAQAA, encoded by the coding sequence ATGTCTTTTCTTGAAGAATTTATCCGCAACCCGGCCACGGTGGGCTCGATGGTGCCCAGCTCGCGCGAGCTGACCGAGCAGGTAATGGCCCCCATCGATTTTGCTACGGCCAACTGCATTGTGGAGTACGGCCCCGGCACGGGGGTATTTACGGAGGCGCTGCTAAAGCGCCGCCGGCCCGAAACGGCCATTGTGCTCGTCGAGGTAAACCGCCGCTTCAGCGAGCTGCTGCGCCAGCGCTACGCTGCCCACCACAACGTGCACGTCATCCACGGCTCGGCCGATAAAACCGCCGAGTACCTGCAGCCGCTGGGCATCAGGCAAGTCGATTGCGTGGTGTGCGGGCTGCCGTTTTCGTCGCTGTCGAGGCGCCTGGGCTGGCGCATCCTGGAGCATACCCAGCAGCTGCTCGAGCCCGACGGCAAGCTGGTGTTGTTTCAGTACTCTATGCGCAACAAGCGCTTGTTCGAGCGGTTTTTCAGGCCCGTAAGCCACGAGCACGTACTCCTGAACCTGCCCCCGGCGCACGTGCTGGTGTACGCGCCGGCCGCGGCCGGCCGCCACGGGCAACCCGCGCAGGCCGCCTAG
- a CDS encoding DUF421 domain-containing protein, whose protein sequence is MFEPVDWHGMFVPKIPILEIVIRGTLIYLGLFLLMRVILKRESGTLGISDMLLVVLIADASQSGMTADYTSVTEGLILVVTIIVWSYVLNWLGFHFPMFQRLLKPGKLLLVKNGVMLRENMRKELITHSELMSEVRANGIADLSRIREAYMEPSGRISIICEDEKPTRAAEEKKVL, encoded by the coding sequence ATGTTTGAGCCGGTAGATTGGCACGGCATGTTCGTGCCGAAAATACCCATCCTGGAAATCGTCATCCGGGGTACTCTCATTTACCTCGGCCTGTTTTTGCTGATGCGCGTTATCCTGAAGCGCGAATCGGGTACGCTAGGCATCAGCGACATGCTGCTGGTGGTGCTCATTGCCGACGCCTCGCAAAGCGGCATGACGGCCGATTACACCTCCGTCACGGAAGGGCTGATTCTGGTGGTTACCATCATCGTGTGGAGCTACGTGCTCAACTGGCTGGGCTTCCACTTTCCTATGTTTCAGCGGCTGCTGAAACCCGGCAAGCTGCTGCTGGTGAAAAACGGCGTGATGCTGCGCGAAAACATGCGCAAGGAGCTCATCACGCACAGCGAGCTGATGAGCGAAGTTCGCGCCAACGGCATTGCCGATCTGAGCCGCATCCGCGAAGCCTACATGGAGCCATCGGGCCGCATCAGCATCATTTGCGAAGACGAAAAACCCACCCGGGCGGCCGAGGAGAAAAAGGTGCTGTGA
- a CDS encoding STAS domain-containing protein yields MRVTQQKFLPNRQSASNIASVDLDAVTAEQVVRALARCPQQPRPLLLVDVANLKCLRHLGVSHVITELLVLRKAGADVWVRNASPALSRCLRLLKLDAVFHLHSELETPATT; encoded by the coding sequence ATGAGAGTCACCCAACAGAAGTTTCTGCCCAACCGGCAGAGTGCTTCCAACATCGCGTCGGTTGATTTGGACGCGGTAACCGCCGAGCAGGTGGTACGCGCGCTGGCCCGCTGCCCGCAACAGCCCCGCCCCCTGCTGCTCGTTGATGTGGCCAACCTGAAGTGCCTGCGGCACCTGGGCGTGAGCCACGTAATTACGGAGCTGCTGGTGCTGCGCAAAGCCGGCGCCGATGTGTGGGTGCGCAACGCCAGCCCCGCCCTCAGCCGCTGCCTGCGGCTGCTGAAGCTCGATGCCGTTTTTCACCTGCACTCCGAGCTCGAAACCCCGGCCACTACCTAA
- a CDS encoding alpha/beta fold hydrolase — MQVLKRNNVTVSGAADKQPIVFVHGFGCDQRMWRLVAPAFEADYRVVLLDLIGAGQSDLGAYDPARYQTLHAHAHDVLEVLEALGLREVVLVGHSVSAMIGVLAANQQPGRFARLVLVGPSPRYINDHGYHGGFERADIEELLEAMDSNYLGWSAAITPVIMGHPDRPELAEELNQSFCSTDPVIARHFARVTFLSDNRADLPRVQVPTLILQCAHDAIAPRSVGSYMQQRIPGSQLVLLETSGHCPHLSAPEATIAAIENYLAAERMQLV; from the coding sequence ATGCAAGTATTAAAGCGCAACAACGTTACCGTATCGGGGGCGGCCGATAAGCAACCAATAGTATTCGTGCACGGCTTCGGGTGCGACCAGCGCATGTGGCGGCTGGTGGCGCCGGCTTTCGAGGCCGATTACCGCGTGGTGCTGCTCGATTTGATTGGAGCCGGCCAATCCGACCTAGGCGCCTACGACCCCGCGCGCTACCAAACCCTGCACGCGCACGCCCACGATGTGCTGGAGGTGCTGGAGGCACTCGGCCTGCGCGAGGTGGTGCTGGTGGGCCACTCGGTAAGCGCCATGATTGGGGTGCTGGCCGCCAACCAGCAGCCCGGGCGCTTTGCCCGGTTGGTGCTGGTGGGGCCCTCGCCGCGCTACATCAACGACCACGGCTACCACGGCGGCTTCGAGCGGGCCGATATCGAGGAGCTGCTCGAGGCCATGGACAGCAACTACCTGGGCTGGTCGGCGGCCATCACGCCGGTTATCATGGGCCACCCCGATCGGCCGGAGCTGGCCGAGGAGCTGAACCAAAGCTTCTGCAGCACCGACCCCGTAATTGCCCGCCACTTCGCCCGCGTTACGTTCCTGTCGGATAACCGCGCCGATTTACCCAGGGTGCAGGTGCCCACGCTCATTTTGCAGTGCGCCCACGATGCCATTGCCCCGCGCTCGGTAGGCAGCTACATGCAGCAGCGCATACCCGGTAGCCAATTGGTGCTGCTCGAAACCTCGGGCCACTGCCCGCACCTAAGCGCGCCCGAGGCTACCATTGCCGCCATCGAAAATTATTTGGCTGCCGAGCGTATGCAACTGGTATGA
- a CDS encoding PAS domain-containing sensor histidine kinase — MSLPDDELPALDLRLTEENLDDLYENAPCGYCSCLPDGTLVKLNQTLLRWLGYTRPELVARQGVQQLLTVGSRLHYETHCAPMLLLLDGVREISYTLRSKSGATLPVLMSAELRRDSDGQPLLLRFTFFDITERRKYEQELLRAKAQAEEQREQLARANELLTTKNEQLTRINADLDSFVYTASHDLKQPINNMAGLFGELKRVASFNDPEAEPMMQMFEDALQQILTTIGGLTEVVQLQRQLERVPAEEILLQPVCEEIIRSLQRPDEVPAHFSLDFAAAPTLRMARPGLHSMLYNLLSNAIKYASPERPPHVHLSTQPDGDQVVLRVQDNGRGINLQRHGHELFQLFRRFHPEVVGSGMGLYLVNRLVHQAGGHVEVDSTVGEGTTFRIYLPS, encoded by the coding sequence ATGAGCCTACCCGACGACGAGCTGCCCGCGCTGGACTTGCGCCTGACAGAGGAAAATCTCGACGACCTGTACGAGAATGCCCCCTGTGGCTACTGCTCGTGCCTGCCCGATGGCACGCTCGTGAAGCTCAACCAAACCTTGCTGCGCTGGCTTGGCTACACGCGGCCGGAGCTGGTGGCCCGGCAGGGCGTGCAGCAACTGCTCACCGTGGGCAGCCGCCTGCACTACGAAACCCACTGCGCGCCCATGTTGCTGCTGCTCGACGGGGTACGCGAAATCAGCTACACGCTGCGGAGCAAAAGCGGCGCCACCCTGCCCGTACTCATGAGCGCCGAGCTGCGCCGCGACTCCGACGGCCAGCCCCTGCTGCTGCGCTTTACCTTTTTCGACATTACGGAGCGGCGCAAGTACGAGCAGGAGCTGCTGCGCGCCAAAGCGCAGGCCGAGGAGCAGCGCGAGCAGCTGGCCCGCGCCAACGAGCTGCTCACCACCAAAAACGAACAGCTCACGCGCATCAACGCCGACCTCGACAGCTTTGTGTACACCGCCTCGCACGACCTCAAGCAGCCCATCAACAACATGGCGGGTTTGTTTGGCGAGCTGAAGCGGGTGGCCTCCTTCAACGACCCCGAGGCCGAGCCCATGATGCAAATGTTTGAGGATGCGCTGCAGCAAATTCTGACTACCATTGGCGGCCTTACCGAGGTAGTGCAGCTCCAACGCCAGCTGGAGCGCGTACCCGCCGAAGAAATCTTGCTGCAGCCCGTGTGCGAGGAAATTATCCGCAGCCTGCAGCGCCCCGACGAAGTACCCGCCCACTTCAGCCTCGACTTTGCCGCCGCGCCCACCCTCCGCATGGCCCGCCCCGGGCTGCACAGCATGCTCTACAACCTGCTGAGCAACGCCATCAAGTACGCCTCGCCCGAGCGCCCGCCCCACGTGCACCTCAGCACCCAACCCGACGGCGACCAGGTAGTGCTGCGCGTGCAGGATAACGGTCGCGGCATCAACCTGCAGCGCCACGGCCACGAGCTGTTCCAGCTCTTCCGCCGCTTCCACCCCGAGGTAGTAGGCTCGGGCATGGGCCTGTACCTGGTAAACCGCCTGGTGCACCAGGCCGGCGGCCACGTCGAAGTCGACAGCACAGTAGGCGAGGGCACCACCTTCCGCATCTATCTCCCTAGTTAA